GATTTGACAGCTTAAAATACACGGGTGAATGAAACAGTTAATCCGCTATCCTAAACAATAATCTGGAAAACAATAGCGGTAATGACTCACCACAGTTTAAAAGCGACCAAAAAAACAGTACATCTTGGTGGTTTCTCCCATTTATTAACACCAGCACTCACTATTGATTCTGGTGACACCATTGATGTTGAAACCTTCACAGGTTACTACATTTATGACAAAGCGCCACCAGAATTCCTCACCCCAGAATTTGTGGATATCTGCCAAAATCTGCCAGATGAACGGAAAATTGCTGGAGGGCCGCATTTACTTACAGGGCCGATTTATGTGCGCGATGCCGAACCAGGAGATGTATTAGAAGTAAAACTAGAAGCGATCGCACCACGTTTACCAGTTGGCTTTAATGCTATTCGTCCAGGTTGGGGAGCCTTACCAGAACATTTTACCCAGCCTGCGTTGAGATTCATTCCCTTAGATTTAGCTAATAATATTGCAGAATTTCCCGCCAATAGCCGCATCAAAATTCCCCTCAAACCCTTTTTTGGTATCCTGGGGGTTGCAACTCCTACAAGCGATCGCAATTCCATTCCCCCCGGTAATTATGGCGGTAACATCGATAACCGCGAACTCCAAGCAGGTTCGCGGTTATTTTTACCCATTTACGTTCCCGGAGCATTATTTTCTCTTGGTGATGGACATTCTGCACAAGGAGATGGAGAAGTAAATGTTACCGCCATTGAAACCTCTATGAACGGTAAAATATCCCTCAAACTTCGCCAAGATTTATCACTCACAACACCCATTGCCGAAACCCCCACAGATATCATTACAATGGGCTTTGCTGGAACTTTAGATGCAGCCCTAGAACAAGCTTTAAAAAATATGATTGATTTTTTGAAGCATTTTGCCAATTTATCAGCAGAAGATGCTTATGTTTTGTGTAGTTTAGCTGTAAATTTTCGCATCACCCAAGTTGTGAACAGTCCTCAAAAAGGAGTTCACGGGATGTTACCCAAATCAATCTTGTCCCCTAAAATTATTTTGTGATTCAACACAAAACAAAGATTTTTGTATGTCAAATATTCTTGTACAAATGCTACTCATTGGTTTAGCTGCTGGCGTTGCTGGTGGGATGTTTGGTATTGGTGGTGGTGCAATTATGGTGCCAGCAATGGTACTTTTGCTAGGAATGGATCAAAAATTTGCCACAGGAACTTCCATCGCCGCCCAAATTTTACCCATTGGGATTTTAGGCGCAGCAGTTTACCATCGTAGCGGTAACATCAACATCAAATATGCAGTGATGATTGCCCTTGGTTTAGTAGTAGGCAACCTCTTTGGTGCCTTATTTGCTAATCAGCCGTTTATTAGCAGTGAAACCATGAAAAAATTATATGGCATCTTTTTATTGCTCATAGGTGCAAGATATTTGTTCTTCCGTTAATCATTTAGTTCACACAAGGGTGAAGGATGTACGCGATTTTTCACTTACACCCTTACACCCAGCCTCAATCAATAAACAAGTGTACTTAACTCCTACTGCACTTGAGATGGAAAAGCACCAGGACGCACGGACAAATTCAATGTTTGTCCATTACGGCGTAACTCTAAGCGCAAATCTCCGCCAATTCGACTTTGATCAACTGCTTTCTGGACACTCTCAGCGTCTGTAACAGCGTTACCTTCCAGTTTTTGAATAACATCACCCGCACGTAGTCCGGCTTTTGCGGCTGGTGAATTAGGCAGAACTTTCACAACTAAAACACCTTTATCTTCATCAATACTTAAACCACTATTGGGATCAGAATTAATATTTTGTTTTAGTTGTGGTGTTAATCCAATCATCTGAATTCCCAGATAAGGATGCTCAACTTTACCTGTAGAGATCAGTTGATTAGCAATGCGTTGTGCTGTAGCGATAGGAATAGCAAAACCTATACCTTGCGCTCCTTGAATAATAGCTGTATTCATGGCGATTACTTCACCACGGGCATTGAGTAGCGGCCCGCCAGAGTTACCAGGATTAATTGCTGCATCAGTTTGAATAAAATCTACACGCTTATCAGATGCACCAATTTGATTACTACTGCGTCCAGTGGCGCTGATGATACCTGTAGTTACTGTATTATCTAATCCTAAAGGATTGCCGATCGCGATCGCCCATTCTCCTGGTTGCAATTGGTCAGAGTTACCCACACTGACTGTAGGCAAATTGCTGGCTTGAATTTTGACAACCGCTACATCAGTTAAATCGTCTTTTCCTAAAACCTTACCTTGATAACTCCGCCCATCCTTGAGGATGACTGTTACTGTATCAGCACCATCAACAACGTGAGCATTAGTCAAAATCTGACCATCACCACTGATAATAAACCCAGAACCAGTACCGCGCTCTACTCTTTCTTGAGCTTCTGGTAGTTGTGAACCAAAAAAGCGGCGTAACAATGGGTCATTGAACTCGTCTGGTAATTGACTTTTTACAGTGCGTGAAGAATTAATTCGCACGACTGCTGGGCCTACCTTCTGTACCACCTGAGTCACAAAATTAGGGTCTGTACCAGCCACGATAGGCGGTGCAGCATTAACTCGACTCAAGGCCAAATTCGATGCACTTTCCGACACCTGCGACTTATGGTTAGCAAGATAACCACCTGTCAAGGTCATACCAGATCCTAGCAACACTAGCGATAGAGAAGCTGCTGCTTTCTTCCAAGACGCTTGTTTGCGGTATTTGGTATCTAAATTGCTATTTAATGGGTTATTTCCGTCTGGTATTTGATTTTGCATTGCTGTCTGAAAAGTTGTTTGAATCTATTACTAATGTAGACAGCGTTTATTACACTTTTGTTACAGCGCTATAGCATTAATGTGAAAATGTGAAAATTTTCCTAGTCAGGAGCCTTAATTCGATTTTTTGACGGCTATTAAAGGATTTGGGTGTTTGAGGGGTAAGTCTTAGCCATGTATTACGCGCTGCGATATAAAGACGCGACTCTTTTAGATAGTGTAATTCACTCACTTGAAATCTGGTGCGATCGCAAATCCTAGTAATTCAGATTTTTGCTCGCTGACAAACTATTATCTCTATCTTAGGAAATTAAGCCTTTTGACTCATCGTTATTTCTTATAACTTCCGAAAGAAGCTTTTATGGATTCTAAAGTCCAGAATTAATAAATATTATTTTGGCAAATATATCTAACTAAAATGGCAAATTTAATTGAATTTAAATTATTTGCTCCCCGTAATGAACAGGCAAGTTTAATCGGCTCTTTTTCTGACTGGCAAGATATACCATTAGAAAAAACCGAAAATGGCTATTTCCAGACTCAAATATCATTAGCAGATGGAATTTACTCATATAAATTTCGAGTGCAAACAAAAAGTCCTCAGTTTCAACTTAATGAATGGGTAGATGTAATTGATCCCTACGCTACAGATATTGATGAAGCCAGAGAATATGGTGTGATGCAGATTAAAAATGGTGAACGAATTATCGACACATATATTTGGCAATATGATGATCATCCCCTGCCACCAAATGAAGAATTAGTCATATATGAATTGCATATTGCAGACTTTACTGGCGATGAAAGTGAGCCTGATAAACGTGGTAAATATTTAGGAGCGATCGCCAAACTAGATTATCTTTGTGAACTAGGCATCAATGCAATTGAATTAATGCCTGTAAATGAATATCCTGGTGATTATAATTGGGGTTATAAAGTTCGCCATTTCTTTGCTACTGAATCTAGTTATGGGACTACAGAAGATTTAAAGCAATTTATTGATGAATGTCATAGTAGAGGCATTCGGGTTTTTCTCGATGGAATTTACAATCACACAGATGAAGCATGTCCGTTAATGCTAATTGATAGAAATTATTGGTATTACGAACATAAACATTATCCTGAAGACCCTGATAATTACTGGGGGCCAGAGTTTAACTATAATAACTACGATGAAAAATTAAATATCAAACCTGCATGGAAATATATTGGAGATGTAGTACAATTTTGGATTAAAGAGTACCATGTTGATGGTATTCGGTTTGATGCAGTGCGCCAATTAGCTAACTTTGAATTTTTAGAATGGTTGGCACAACAAGCAAAACAAAGTGCCGCACCAAAACAGTTTTATAATATTGCCGAACACATTCCCGACACCAGCACTGTAGTCAAACCAGATGGGCCATTAGATGCTTGTTGGCATGAAAGTTTTCACTATTTTATAATTCCTTTAATTTGTGGAGACAAATTTGAATTAGAGGAAGTCATGTCGGTATTAGATCCGAGAAAACAAGGTTATGCCACAAGCATAAATGTAATCAATTATTTAGCTACCCATGACCGTGAACGGCTATTAAGAGAATTAGGCGATCGCGGTATTTTTGGTAAAAAGGCATTTACTAAAGCTAAATTAGCAGCCGTTGTACTTATGACAGCAATGGGTATACCTATGCTATGGATGGGTGATGAATTTGGTGAATATCAACAAAAAAGTAAAAGCGTAACTCAACCCAAAAAAATTAATTGGTCTTTACTAGCAAACGTCCAAAATTATGAGTTATTTCAGTATTATCAAAAACTCATTGCTTTACGTCAGCAAACTCCAGCTTTGCAAAGTGACAATATTAATTTTTTTCACACCAATGCTGAGGCTAAAGTCTTAGCATATATTCGTTGGCATAATCAAGGTTCTCAAGTTGCTATAGTCCTCAACTTTTCTCATCAACATCTCATTGATTACGCCATTCCAAATTTTCCGATGACTGAATCTTGGTACGATTGGTGCGATAATTGTCAAATAAAAGTTAGCGAAGATACTTTATTAACTAATATCCCAGGCTATACCGCTAAGATATTCATTTCCCAGCCACATTAATAATAAGATTGGCGCTGAGTAAATTTTTGTGTTATGGTGTCGGTTTTTACAGGGTTCCCTACTTCTAACTCATGATTAAGCGCCAACAATTTTCCCAATCTCTAGCCTTTTTATCTTTATTAGCAGCATTAGGAATTGATTTAATCATTCCTCAAGTTGTAGCCCAAACTAGTATCAAGACATCTTTCGCTAAAAGTGTAGCATTTACCTGCAATGACAGCGAAATAAGCATCAAAGCTAAAAACGGGCCGAAGATATCTATTGGAAGCAAAAACATCTACATTGGTTATCAACAAGTATCATCTCAAAACAAAGATCCCCGCATCATTCGCTTTGATAACGGTGTAAAAAAATGGTGTCGTAGTGACTATGAAATCACTAATGATGATGGTACAGGTTACGGGTTGTTATGGGATGGGGGAAACGTTTTGTATGGCGTTTTCACTTCGACGGGTAGCCAAACTGGTAATGATTTTCGCCGCTTTGCTAAGAACGGTTGGTTATCTTCTTATGGTAGCGGTGGTGGTGCAAAAGTAGCCATTATCGCCAGAATTAATCCTACCAATGGTAGTGTTTATTCTGCGACCTTTGTCACTGCCAAAAAGCCGAATGATGGTAAAACTAACTCTTTAGCTGTCACTAATTTGTCATGGAATGGCACAACTTTAAAAGTACTAGCAGATTCCTGGTGGAGTCCACGGCGTGCTGATAAAAATTCTATGACTTGTGCTGGTTCATCACCTTATAAATACACAGCCGTATTTACTAGTGATTTAACAAAGGTAAACTCGGCTACGGCTGTTAATTGTAGTTAAGAGGGTTAGAGGTTATAGGTGACAGGTTACAAGTGATAAAAAGGGGTATAAGGGTTTTGAATATCTACATCCCTATGGATAAGTCAAAATTCAAAAGTAGGATAATTTTTGACTTTTAACTTTTGAATTTTGACCTAATTTTGCCCTACATCCTGTTGTTTATGCCTAACTAAAACTCAGCATTTTGTGGTGTACGTGGGAAGGGAATAACATCACGAATATTACCCATACCTGTCATGAACTGCACAAGTCTTTCAAAGCC
This window of the Nostoc sp. HK-01 genome carries:
- a CDS encoding alpha amylase catalytic region — encoded protein: MANLIEFKLFAPRNEQASLIGSFSDWQDIPLEKTENGYFQTQISLADGIYSYKFRVQTKSPQFQLNEWVDVIDPYATDIDEAREYGVMQIKNGERIIDTYIWQYDDHPLPPNEELVIYELHIADFTGDESEPDKRGKYLGAIAKLDYLCELGINAIELMPVNEYPGDYNWGYKVRHFFATESSYGTTEDLKQFIDECHSRGIRVFLDGIYNHTDEACPLMLIDRNYWYYEHKHYPEDPDNYWGPEFNYNNYDEKLNIKPAWKYIGDVVQFWIKEYHVDGIRFDAVRQLANFEFLEWLAQQAKQSAAPKQFYNIAEHIPDTSTVVKPDGPLDACWHESFHYFIIPLICGDKFELEEVMSVLDPRKQGYATSINVINYLATHDRERLLRELGDRGIFGKKAFTKAKLAAVVLMTAMGIPMLWMGDEFGEYQQKSKSVTQPKKINWSLLANVQNYELFQYYQKLIALRQQTPALQSDNINFFHTNAEAKVLAYIRWHNQGSQVAIVLNFSHQHLIDYAIPNFPMTESWYDWCDNCQIKVSEDTLLTNIPGYTAKIFISQPH
- a CDS encoding acetamidase/formamidase, whose amino-acid sequence is MTHHSLKATKKTVHLGGFSHLLTPALTIDSGDTIDVETFTGYYIYDKAPPEFLTPEFVDICQNLPDERKIAGGPHLLTGPIYVRDAEPGDVLEVKLEAIAPRLPVGFNAIRPGWGALPEHFTQPALRFIPLDLANNIAEFPANSRIKIPLKPFFGILGVATPTSDRNSIPPGNYGGNIDNRELQAGSRLFLPIYVPGALFSLGDGHSAQGDGEVNVTAIETSMNGKISLKLRQDLSLTTPIAETPTDIITMGFAGTLDAALEQALKNMIDFLKHFANLSAEDAYVLCSLAVNFRITQVVNSPQKGVHGMLPKSILSPKIIL
- a CDS encoding peptidase S1 and S6 chymotrypsin/Hap, which produces MQNQIPDGNNPLNSNLDTKYRKQASWKKAAASLSLVLLGSGMTLTGGYLANHKSQVSESASNLALSRVNAAPPIVAGTDPNFVTQVVQKVGPAVVRINSSRTVKSQLPDEFNDPLLRRFFGSQLPEAQERVERGTGSGFIISGDGQILTNAHVVDGADTVTVILKDGRSYQGKVLGKDDLTDVAVVKIQASNLPTVSVGNSDQLQPGEWAIAIGNPLGLDNTVTTGIISATGRSSNQIGASDKRVDFIQTDAAINPGNSGGPLLNARGEVIAMNTAIIQGAQGIGFAIPIATAQRIANQLISTGKVEHPYLGIQMIGLTPQLKQNINSDPNSGLSIDEDKGVLVVKVLPNSPAAKAGLRAGDVIQKLEGNAVTDAESVQKAVDQSRIGGDLRLELRRNGQTLNLSVRPGAFPSQVQ